A genomic window from Diospyros lotus cultivar Yz01 chromosome 2, ASM1463336v1, whole genome shotgun sequence includes:
- the LOC127794416 gene encoding mediator of RNA polymerase II transcription subunit 9: MDHSFGGGSWTMIPNIPVHSNPPTPSNQDHLYLQQQQQQQQQQYHQQQQQFHQQQQQQQQQQQQFLHQQQQFNQPQSQQQFQPQQQQRYQQQQQQQHHQSLASHFHLLHLVENLADAIENGARDQHSDALVTELSNQFEKCQHLLHTISSSINAKAMTVEGQKRKVEESEQLLNQRKDLIAKYRNSVEDLINSEP, from the exons ATGGATCACTCATTCGGAGGAGGAAGCTGGACGATGATCCCGAACATTCCGGTCCACAGTAACCCTCCGACGCCCTCCAATCAGGACCATCTGTACCTCcaacaacagcagcagcagcagcagcagcaatatcatcagcaacaacaacagttccatcaacagcagcagcagcaacaacaacaacagcaacaatTTCTTCATCAGCAGCAACAGTTTAATCAGCCTCAGTCGCAGCAACAGTTTCAACCTCAGCAGCAGCAGCGTtatcagcagcagcagcagcagcagcatcacCAATCCCTCGCTTCTCACTTTCATCTCCTCCAT TTGGTGGAGAATTTGGCAGACGCCATTGAAAACGGAGCTCGGGATCAACATTCTGATGCTCTG GTTACTGAACTGAGCAACCAGTTTGAGAAATGCCAGCACCTGCTACACACAATATCTTCATCGATCAATGCAAAAGCAATG ACAGTTGAGGGGCAGAAGCGCAAGGTTGAGGAGAGTGAGCAATTGCTGAACCAAAGGAA GGATCTCATTGCCAAGTATAGAAACTCGGTTGAAGATCTAATCAACTCCGAGCCATAA